The proteins below are encoded in one region of Misgurnus anguillicaudatus chromosome 24, ASM2758022v2, whole genome shotgun sequence:
- the LOC129437310 gene encoding extracellular calcium-sensing receptor-like: MIKGRSFPVLPQRLLLYLHMGMAKKTLLLLLLYGACIPATAEVCKMLSQPFPPILSAEREMNIGGILSIHKTVVQKLHPFTSKPEPPTCVSINLREFKVAQTLIFAIEEINNSTQLLPGVTLGYKIYDACGTINQAILSSMALINGFKEMASHNESCSRPPFVQAIVGETSSSSTVAIASLLSPFSFPVISHFASCACLSDRKRFSSFFRTIASDYYQSRALVQLVKHFGWTWVGTISSRSDYGSYGISTFEETAQQLGICVEYSVTVLRTDTQEQLLKTLEVIKRSTAKVVVSFTSSTDFIPLLQLIARQNVTGLQWVGSESWITSRIIAETKEYSFLTGAVGFALQNMKLDGLREFLLNVHPDQEPKNELLKDFWETAFQCSFRNTGGSTGHCTGSERLAEVQNEYTDALEMRIANKVYTATYAVAHALHNLIKDVESSTNSSKVEVPTPRKVLEYMRNVSFTAKTGEEIFFDESGDPVAKYDLVNWQPVKDGSMQYKLVGAYDHSLPPEKRLKINQELMVWAENSRQLPVSVCTESCPPGTRKAAQKGRPICCYDCIQCAHGEISNETDSSDCIPCDLEYWSNENKDRCVLKVIEFLSYTENMGIVLSLCSLIGALFSLFVSFVLYLHKETPIVRANNSELSFLLLFSLTLCFLCSLTFIGRPTELSCMLRHTAFGITFVLCTSCVLGKTIVVLMAFKATLPGSNVMKWFGPPQQRLIVVILTLIQVLICVLWLTISPPFPYKNMHYYKDKIILECNLGSAVGFWAVLAYIGLLSVLCFILAFLARKLPDNFNEAKFITFSMLIFCAVWITFFLAYVSTPGKFTVALEIFAILASSFTLLFCIFAPKCYIILLKPEQNTKKRMIGK; the protein is encoded by the exons ATGATAAAGGGCAGATCATTTCCTGTTCTGCCACAAAGGCTCCTGCTCTACCTTCACATGGGCATGGCAAAGAAGACACTCCTGCTACTGCTGCTATATGGTGCTTGCATCCCAGCTACAGCAGAAGTCTGCAAAATGCTTAGCCAGCCATTCCCACCTATACTTTCTGCAGAAAGAGAAATGAATATTGGGGGGATTTTGTCAATTCATAAAACTGTTGTGCAAAAGTTGCATCCTTTTACTTCCAAACCAGAACCACCTACATGTGTCAG CATCAACTTGCGTGAGTTTAAAGTGGCTCAGACACTGATTTTTGCCATAGAGGAGATAAACAACAGCACACAGCTGTTGCCTGGGGTCACTTTGGGCTATAAAATATATGATGCATGTGGGACAATAAATCAGGCTATTCTGTCGAGCATGGCTTTGATAAATGGCTTTAAAGAAATGGCTTCGCACAATGAGTCCTGTTCTAGACCACCATTTGTTCAAGCCATTGTTGGAGAGACAAGCTCTTCTTCCACCGTTGCCATTGCCTCTTTACTAAGCCCTTTCAGTTTCCCTGTG aTCAGTCATTTTGCCTCATGTGCATGCTTGAGTGACAGAAAAAGGTTTTCATCCTTCTTCAGAACGATAGCCAGTGATTATTATCAAAGCAGAGCACTGGTTCAGCTTGTCAAGCACTTTGGCTGGACTTGGGTTGGAACGATCAGCAGTCGCAGTGATTATGGTAGCTATGGAATCTCAACATTTGAAGAGACAGCACAACAATTGGGGATTTGTGTTGAATACTCAGTGACCGTATTAAGAACCGATACACAAGAGCAGCTCCTAAAGACACTGGAAGTGATTAAAAGATCAACAGCCAAGGTGGTGGTATCTTTTACATCTTCTACAGATTTTATCCCACTCCTGCAATTAATTGCACGACAGAATGTCACTGGGCTCCAGTGGGTCGGTAGCGAATCCTGGATCACTTCTCGAATTATTGCAGAAACAAAGGAATACAGTTTTCTCACGGGAGCTGTGGGCTTTGCCTTACAGAACATGAAGCTTGACGGCCTGCGAGAGTTTCTTTTGAATGTGCACCCTGATCAAGAACCAAAAAATGAACTTTTGAAAGATTTCTGGGAAACAGCTTTTCAGTGCTCTTTCAGAAACACCGGAGGTAGCACAGGTCACTGTACTGGCTCAGAACGCCTAGCAGAAGTGCAAAATGAATATACTGATGCATTAGAGATGCGCATAGCAAATAAAGTGTACACAGCAACTTATGCTGTCGCACATGCACTGCATAATTTGATAAAAGATGTTGAGTCCTCCACCAACAGCAGCAAAGTAGAAGTGCCCACACCAAGAAAG GTGCTGGAGTATATGAGAAATGTCAGTTTCACTGCCAAAACAGGTGAGGAAATATTTTTTGATGAAAGTGGGGATCCTGTAGCGAAATATGATCTGGTCAACTGGCAGCCTGTTAAAGATGGAAGTATGCAGTATAAACTGGTTGGTGCGTATGACCACTCACTGCCTCCAGAGAAACGTCTTAAAATTAATCAGGAACTTATGGTATGGGCTGAGAACAGCAGACAG CTGCCTGTGTCTGTGTGCACTGAGAGTTGTCCTCCAGGCACTAGGAAGGCTGCACAGAAAGGAAGACCTATCTGCTGTTATGACTGTATTCAATGTGCACATGGAGAAATCAGTAATGAGACAG ATTCTAGTGACTGCATTCCTTGTGATTTGGAGTATTGGTCGAATGAAAACAAAGAcagatgtgttttaaaagtgattGAATTCCTTTCCTATACAGAAAACATGGGGATTGTGCTTTCTCTTTGTTCTCTCATTGGagcattattttcattatttgtaTCTTTTGTGCTTTATCTTCATAAAGAAACACCTATTGTAAGAGCCAACAATTCAGAGCTGAGCTtcctgttgctcttctcattgACTCTGTGTTTTCTCTGTTCACTTACTTTCATTGGTCGGCCCACTGAGTTGTCCTGTATGTTGCGTCACACAGCGTTTGGGATCACTTTTGTCCTCTGTACCTCCTGTGTTCTGGGGAAAACAATAGTGGTGTTAATGGCATTCAAGGCCACACTTCCAGGAAGTAATGTCATGAAATGGTTTGGGCCTCCTCAACAAAGACTAATTGTTGTTATCCTTACATTAATACAGGTCCTAATATGTGTGCTTTGGTTAACAATATCACCTCCTTTCCCATATAAGAACATGCATTATTACAAAGATAAGATCATTTTAGAATGTAATTTAGGTTCAGCTGTTGGTTTCTGGGCTGTTCTTGCTTATATTGGCTTGCTTTCcgtcttgtgttttattttagcttttctGGCTCGTAAGCTCCCTGATAACTTCAATGAAGCTAAATTCATCACATTCAGTATGCTCATATTCTGTGCTGTATGGATCACATTTTTCCTAGCTTACGTCAGTACACCTGGAAAATTTACTGTAGCCTTGGAGATATTTGCTATTTTAGCTTCAAGTTTTACTTTACTATTTTGCATATTTGCCCCAAAATGCTACATAATTTTGTTAAAACCAGAACAAAATACAAAGAAACGCATGATTGGGAAATag